In Lotus japonicus ecotype B-129 chromosome 5, LjGifu_v1.2, one genomic interval encodes:
- the LOC130721582 gene encoding casparian strip membrane protein 4-like — translation MSTTIDVPESSKAAKAVSVATPIRPGGWKKGIAIVDFVLRLGAIAAALGAATTMATADQTLPFFTQFFQFEASYDSFTTFQFFVITMALVGGYLVLSLPLSIVTIIRPYAVGPRLFLIILDTVFLTLATASAASAAAVVYVAHNGNQDSNWLAICNQFGDFCAQTSGAVVSSLVAVVVLVLLIVMSALALGKH, via the exons ATGTCGACCACCATTGATGTTCCAGAATCAAGTAAAGCTGCTAAAGCTGTTTCAGTTGCAACCCCAATAAGGCCAGGAGGATGGAAGAAAGGGATAGCCATAGTGGACTTTGTTCTAAGGTTAGGTGCAATAGCTGCAGCTCTAGGTGCTGCTACCACAATGGCAACAGCCGATCAGACCCTCCCCTTCTTCACTCAGTTCTTTCAGTTCGAAGCTAGTTATGATAGCTTTACTACCTTCCA GTTTTTCGTGATTACAATGGCATTGGTGGGTGGCTACCTAGTCCTTTCCCTGCCTTTGTCTATAGTAACCATCATCCGTCCTTATGCTGTTGGACCAAGGCTTTTCCTCATCATCCTAGACACT GTGTTTCTGACTTTGGCAACTGCTAGTGCTGCTTCTGCTGCTGCGGTGGTTTACGTGGCTCACAACGGCAATCAAGACTCCAACTGGCTTGCCATCTGCAATCAGTTTGGAGATTTCTGTGCGCAAACCAGTGGAGCTGTCGTGTCATCACTCGTTGCGGTGGTTGTCCTCGTCTTGTTGATTGTTATGTCTGCTTTGGCTCTTGGAAAACATTAA